A stretch of Pseudophryne corroboree isolate aPseCor3 chromosome 9, aPseCor3.hap2, whole genome shotgun sequence DNA encodes these proteins:
- the LOC134957914 gene encoding serine/arginine repetitive matrix protein 1-like, protein MSRDKQTRSAPSPTPSDISLQSNEEWEPTQEADATDQASSDQPRSSRAHEKSKKKPSKKARSQPEEQSEEEASGEEAGQKKPRGPRYTEAENCVLVDCVDRSYDVLYGSRAQKTAFKVKRNIWESIASQVTAISGNRRSTQNCLKRYSDCRRQTKKKMGIQRRHETATGGGPALNLKWLPWENVIRRRLNPVMVEGVRGGVDSSRPAGFLEEEEPPRRRRKAGDQPSKRRSDDRPAQRTSPAHRTSPAHGPLPVQQASAAARGPSTAPQASRAHRSSPVRHSSSSRSWSPVHQTTSVHRLSPVHQTPSATTPQDGRQTTAPARRPSPDRRLSRSSGTVTEEPQDTTLVDPSLDLFESTGLTDETFLGFEDSRADVSSQTLEKSSETRTSGAPGAAASQDGEVVPRTSSGLASGVGSYFRPDLLQESSEDDEVEVQDAPVATSLPAQMNVVADIQEGQNPSTVQRVHTLASEIGTRQDTYTNVVGSRLDNIERTMEKMSNNLHELQKTISDSTATILQIIIEDRRENRNILNIMSDSLVKLVEKTTCLAESNKNMSDSHRHSASSQQLIATTLQMIYDKLPEPAHQHAGDPPYPPSQATRTHRTLPQVPSQYSQSQMYQGYTGMYPTPQMPPPPAAHSSAAWAPRASRHTPQPPRTSTPYQGEEEDPDRLPP, encoded by the exons atgtcaagggacaaacaaacccgatccgccccttcccccaccccctcggatatatccctgcaaagcaatgaggagtgggagccaacccaggaggcggatgcgaccgaccaggcatctagtgaccagccgcggtcgtcaagggcccatgagaagtccaagaaaaagcctagtaaaaag gcaagaagccagccagaggagcagtcggaggaggaagcctctggtgaagaagcaggacagaaaaagccgcgtggacccagatacactgaggcggaaaactgtgtcctagtggattgcgtcgacaggtcctacgacgttttgtatggaTCAAGGGCACAGAAAACAGCATTTAAGGTAAAGCGGAACATCTGGGAATCCATCGCCAGTCAAGTAACTGCAATTTCTGGAAACCGTCGGAGCACCCaaaattgcttgaagcggtacagtgattgccgcagacagaccaagaagaagatggggattcagcgccgacatgagacagctacgggaggtggcccggctctcaatttgaagtggctaccctgggagaacgttattagaaggcgcttgaaccctgtcatggtcgaaggagttcgcggaggtgtggactccagccgtcctgctggctttctcgaggaggaagaaccgcccagaagacggaggaaggcgggagaccagccgtccaaaaggaggtctgatg acagacctgcccagaggacatcacctgcgcacaggacatcgccagcgcacggaccgttacctgtgcagcaggcatcggcagcagcgcgcggaccatcaactgcgccgcaagcatcgcgagcacacagatcgtcacctgtgcgccacagttcgtcatcgcgcagttggtcacctgtgcaccagacgacatcagtgcacagactatcacctgtgcaccagacaccgtcggcgaccacaccacaagatgggcgccaaactacagctcctgcgcgcaggccatcaccagatcgtcgtctctccaggagctctgggactgtgactgaagagcctcaagacacaacccttgtggacccatcactcgatctgtttgagtctacagggttaactgacgaaacttttcttgggtttgaggacagccgtgcagatgtatccagccagacccttgaaaagtcttccgaaacgaggacaagtggagctcctggagcagcggcatcacaggatggagaag tggtgccacgaaccagcagcggactagcttcgggggtTGGTtcgtacttcaggccggatctcctacaggagtcgtcagaggatgacgaggtggaagtgcaggatgctccagttgctacatccctgc ctgcccaaatgaatgtggtggcagacatccaggaagggcagaatccctcaactgttcagagggttcacaccctggcatcagagattgggacacgccaggatacatacacaaatgttgtgggaagcagactggacaacattgagaggacaatggagaaaatgtccaacaatctgcatgaactgcagaagactatttccgacagcacggccacaatactacagatCATAATTGAAGATCGTAGGGAGAATAGGAACATACTTAACATCATGTCCGATTCCTTGGTCAAGCTTGTGGAAAAAACCACATGTTTGGCAGAAAGCAATAAGAACATGTCGGATAGTCATCGACACTCCGCTTCCAGCCAAcagctcatcgcaaccacactgcagatgatctatgataagctcccagaaccagctcatcaacacgctggtgatccaccatatccgccgtctcaagccacaaggacgcatcgtacccttcctcaagtcccatcccagtacagtcagtcacagatgtaccagggatatacagggatgtaccccaccccccagatgcctccaccaccagccGCACATTCTTCAGCAGCATGGGCACCAAGGGCCAGTCGACatactccccagcctcccaggacatccacgccctatcagggggaagaagaggatccggacagacttccaccataa